In bacterium, one genomic interval encodes:
- a CDS encoding cytochrome c maturation protein CcmE, whose amino-acid sequence MKSRSTWIKFIVLALAFFGALGYLFVSGMNSSMVYYLTLEELSAAPPESGDGVRLAGWVKDGSIAGSALDGAISFTITDGERDLPVRYAGQIPDTFENGAEVIVEGVFRGQPVFEAASMLAKCPSKYEASGPAKSQ is encoded by the coding sequence ATGAAAAGTCGTTCCACCTGGATAAAATTCATCGTTCTGGCGCTGGCCTTCTTCGGGGCCCTCGGGTACCTCTTTGTTTCGGGTATGAACAGCTCCATGGTTTACTACCTGACCCTGGAAGAGCTGTCCGCTGCTCCGCCAGAGTCAGGTGATGGGGTGCGTCTCGCGGGGTGGGTTAAGGACGGCAGTATCGCTGGGTCTGCTCTTGACGGTGCGATCTCTTTTACCATCACCGATGGCGAGAGGGATTTACCGGTACGGTACGCCGGTCAGATACCCGACACCTTCGAGAACGGGGCTGAGGTCATCGTAGAGGGGGTTTTCAGGGGGCAGCCTGTTTTCGAGGCGGCTTCCATGCTCGCCAAATGCCCCTCCAAGTATGAAGCTTCAGGTCCCGCAAAAAGCCAATAA